A section of the Elizabethkingia anophelis R26 genome encodes:
- a CDS encoding SusC/RagA family TonB-linked outer membrane protein, whose protein sequence is MNKNVKSLLALVLTGCITQAAFSQKTKDTVKTKVIDEVVVTALGIKRMNKSLGYAAENKDSKIFEDTQNNNWANALEGKVAGLKIQTAGAGPLGSARITLRGEKSFDMDSNNALIVIDGVPMSNNTTGTGASAYGAGAGGDLPIDYGNGINSINPDDIASVTILKGASAAALYGSRAANGAIMITTKSGAGSKKLRVSFSSDTSFDTVLKWPDYQYEYGQGTLNKDKSGKFYYSYGASEDGVNTGSTSSAFGPKFNGQSYFQYDPNIIGPSLERQLWRPYKNNIKGFWQAGETYSNNLSLENSNDKTSFRTSLGYVKNNWMMPNTGFNRFNFSTSLTHQLNEKLKITTKVMYSKMMSDNLPATGYNNQSISYFMIFQNPNVDLAWYRPIWRPGKEGIDQIHPFSSYIDNPYMIAYEMLNSANNNQLNANITLNYKINNNFDVMFRSGLEWQNDIRSQRRPFSSANYPQGYYREEHITNQEYNNDILFTYKNSQKDSKIGISASLGGSIRYNEYRYEMTRATGLRKPNIYTLSNGLSLFSAIPSPKDRQENSIYGLVSLNYGKYVYLDLTARNDWTSTLRKGNNSFFYPSASTSFILSDLFGIKNTFDFWKLRLSVAGVGNGTKPYRLDRYYSIGEISGSVVAPNTLNNINLLPEKNTNYEGGMDFSMFKNRLGINFTFYKNITKNQIVEIPALTESGFRSRFINSGSVENKGLEITLNATPIKKPNFSWNINANWSANRNKVLSLPAEFEGNPYTVASVGDVLFYQVRVGGSLGDMYGYKLQRTPDGQVIYDPSTGLPTRPADIEYVGNAFPEWRAGLQNEFKIKNFRISFSFDGQYKGMAYSQSHHKMSEQGKLGHTLWGRENPDGMVIGEGVIKNADGSFSPNTKKVLLTNYYGDYYRRANVETNSFDTSFIKLRDARVSYTFPDASIGKLKLKELTIALYGKNLWMWTKFPLFDPEAATLNNSTITPGAEVGQLPSARTIGMQLNVKF, encoded by the coding sequence GAAAACAAGGATTCAAAAATATTTGAAGACACCCAAAACAACAACTGGGCAAATGCTTTGGAAGGAAAAGTAGCAGGCTTAAAAATTCAGACTGCAGGAGCCGGACCTCTAGGAAGTGCCAGAATCACATTACGTGGTGAAAAGTCTTTTGATATGGATAGCAATAACGCTCTTATTGTGATAGACGGGGTTCCTATGAGCAATAATACAACCGGAACCGGAGCTTCAGCTTATGGTGCCGGTGCCGGAGGCGATCTTCCAATTGATTACGGAAATGGCATCAACAGTATTAACCCCGACGATATTGCTTCTGTTACCATATTGAAAGGAGCTTCAGCAGCTGCATTATATGGTTCCAGAGCTGCGAACGGAGCTATTATGATCACGACTAAATCAGGTGCAGGCAGTAAAAAACTAAGAGTTTCTTTTTCATCCGATACCAGTTTCGATACGGTATTGAAGTGGCCGGACTACCAATATGAATATGGACAAGGAACTTTGAATAAAGATAAAAGCGGAAAATTTTATTATTCATACGGAGCTTCTGAAGATGGTGTTAATACAGGAAGTACCAGTAGTGCATTTGGTCCTAAATTCAATGGTCAATCTTATTTTCAATACGATCCTAATATTATAGGTCCAAGTCTGGAGCGCCAGCTTTGGAGACCTTACAAAAATAACATCAAAGGCTTCTGGCAAGCCGGGGAAACTTACTCCAATAATCTGTCACTGGAAAATTCTAATGACAAAACCAGTTTCAGAACTTCATTGGGTTATGTAAAAAACAACTGGATGATGCCTAATACAGGTTTTAACCGCTTTAATTTCTCTACATCATTAACCCATCAACTCAATGAGAAATTAAAAATTACGACTAAAGTTATGTATTCTAAAATGATGAGTGATAATCTGCCTGCAACCGGATACAACAACCAGTCTATTTCTTACTTTATGATTTTCCAGAATCCCAATGTGGACCTGGCATGGTACCGTCCGATATGGAGACCGGGAAAAGAAGGAATAGATCAGATACATCCATTTAGCTCATACATAGACAATCCCTATATGATTGCTTATGAAATGCTGAATAGTGCGAACAATAACCAACTTAACGCCAATATAACTTTAAATTACAAAATCAATAATAATTTCGATGTGATGTTCCGTTCCGGGCTGGAATGGCAAAATGATATCCGCAGCCAGCGCAGACCTTTTAGTTCCGCTAACTATCCACAAGGCTATTACAGAGAAGAACATATTACCAATCAGGAATACAATAACGATATTCTCTTTACTTACAAAAACAGTCAGAAAGATAGCAAAATAGGTATCAGCGCTTCATTAGGAGGAAGTATAAGATACAATGAGTACCGTTATGAAATGACGCGTGCAACCGGATTAAGAAAGCCTAATATATATACCCTGTCCAATGGACTTTCTTTGTTCAGTGCCATTCCCTCACCTAAAGACAGACAGGAAAACAGTATTTATGGTTTAGTTTCCTTAAATTATGGAAAATATGTTTATCTGGATCTTACTGCCAGAAATGACTGGACAAGTACTTTAAGAAAAGGAAATAACTCTTTCTTCTACCCTTCAGCAAGTACCAGCTTTATTCTTTCAGATTTATTTGGTATAAAAAATACTTTCGACTTTTGGAAGTTAAGACTATCTGTAGCCGGAGTTGGAAATGGCACCAAGCCCTACAGACTGGACAGATATTATAGCATAGGTGAAATATCAGGATCGGTAGTAGCTCCCAATACGCTGAACAATATCAATCTTCTTCCTGAAAAGAATACCAATTATGAAGGGGGTATGGACTTCTCCATGTTCAAAAACAGACTGGGCATTAATTTCACATTCTATAAAAATATTACAAAAAATCAGATTGTTGAAATTCCTGCTCTTACCGAAAGTGGCTTCAGATCACGTTTTATTAATTCAGGAAGTGTAGAGAACAAAGGTTTGGAAATTACACTTAATGCTACCCCTATAAAAAAGCCTAATTTCTCATGGAACATTAATGCTAACTGGTCTGCAAACAGAAACAAGGTACTAAGTCTCCCTGCTGAATTTGAGGGCAATCCATACACAGTTGCTTCTGTTGGGGATGTTCTGTTCTATCAGGTTCGCGTTGGTGGGTCACTTGGGGATATGTACGGTTACAAATTACAACGTACACCGGATGGACAGGTAATTTATGATCCTTCTACCGGCTTGCCTACCAGACCTGCAGATATTGAATATGTAGGAAATGCATTCCCGGAATGGAGAGCCGGACTTCAGAACGAATTTAAAATTAAAAACTTCCGCATAAGCTTTTCATTCGACGGTCAGTATAAAGGAATGGCTTACTCCCAATCTCACCACAAAATGAGTGAACAGGGGAAATTAGGACATACCTTATGGGGAAGAGAAAATCCGGACGGAATGGTCATTGGTGAAGGTGTTATAAAAAATGCTGACGGAAGTTTCTCTCCAAATACTAAAAAGGTTCTGTTAACCAACTATTATGGAGACTACTATCGCCGTGCCAATGTAGAAACGAACTCATTCGACACCTCCTTCATCAAGCTCAGAGACGCAAGAGTATCTTATACCTTCCCGGATGCCAGCATTGGAAAGCTAAAACTAAAAGAACTTACAATTGCCTTATATGGTAAGAACCTGTGGATGTGGACCAAGTTCCCATTATTCGATCCGGAAGCTGCCACGTTAAACAACAGTACCATTACTCCCGGAGCAGAAGTTGGGCAATTACCTTCTGCCAGAACAATCGGCATGCAGCTTAATGTTAAATTCTAA
- a CDS encoding SusD/RagB family nutrient-binding outer membrane lipoprotein, translating into MKSYFKFIIPLSLSLIVGSCSRNFEEINTDDSRIKDPTSGSLLNPVLYNMSSYGYNRANDFTFDLMQVSIDFPNEGNITSRYYMTDKTGQGMWNTSYLWLKQVRDMMDIAKQEGDNNNLAIGIILNAWIYANLTDSFGDIPMTQASQLDTGLKQPAFDRQKDIYINLLDQLNQANSLLDVKKKLAESDILYKGEASVDGIVKWKKFANSLSLRLLTRISAKNGEINVHERIRKIVNDPVNYPVFTSNADNAALDISGIAPFLPPIARPQDFTTARAAGEFFVNTLLDNNDPRIPVILTKAKDLKNKDIGYKGAPAGYPLGTYFDYQPSQLSQNLAKAPMRLFMMTYSEVQFIMAELSYKGIITGNTKSYYETGVKANLEQWGTEMPANYFSNPKVAFNNSFEQIMLQKYVALFFVDHQQWFEQRRTGLPKLPNNGGLQNEGKLPQRYMYTTQSRVLNSENYQKAVQQMGGDDINIKVWWNK; encoded by the coding sequence ATGAAATCTTATTTTAAATTCATAATACCCCTAAGTCTTTCTCTGATTGTCGGTTCATGCAGCCGAAATTTTGAAGAAATTAATACTGATGACAGCAGAATAAAAGATCCGACTTCCGGTAGTTTATTGAACCCAGTACTCTATAACATGTCTTCATATGGTTATAACAGAGCCAATGATTTTACATTTGACCTTATGCAGGTTTCTATTGATTTTCCAAATGAAGGAAACATTACAAGCCGGTATTATATGACAGATAAAACCGGACAAGGTATGTGGAATACCTCCTATTTATGGTTAAAGCAAGTACGGGATATGATGGACATAGCCAAACAGGAAGGTGATAATAACAATCTGGCAATCGGAATAATTCTTAATGCCTGGATCTATGCTAATCTTACAGATAGTTTCGGAGATATTCCGATGACACAGGCTTCTCAATTGGATACAGGCTTAAAGCAGCCTGCATTCGACAGACAAAAAGATATTTATATCAATTTGCTCGATCAGCTGAATCAAGCCAACAGTCTACTGGATGTGAAAAAGAAACTTGCCGAATCGGATATTCTGTACAAAGGAGAAGCTTCGGTAGACGGCATTGTAAAATGGAAAAAATTTGCAAACAGTCTTTCTCTTCGATTATTAACCAGGATTTCTGCTAAAAACGGAGAAATTAACGTTCATGAAAGAATCAGAAAAATTGTAAATGATCCTGTTAATTATCCTGTTTTCACATCCAATGCAGATAATGCTGCTCTGGATATTTCCGGTATAGCTCCATTCCTCCCCCCTATTGCCCGTCCACAGGATTTTACGACAGCAAGAGCAGCAGGTGAATTTTTTGTCAATACTTTGCTGGACAATAACGATCCCAGAATCCCTGTTATCCTGACAAAAGCAAAGGATCTGAAAAATAAGGATATTGGTTATAAAGGTGCTCCTGCAGGTTATCCTTTGGGTACTTATTTTGATTATCAACCTTCCCAGCTGAGTCAGAATTTAGCGAAAGCACCAATGCGACTGTTTATGATGACCTATTCCGAGGTACAGTTTATTATGGCTGAACTTTCTTATAAGGGCATTATTACCGGAAATACTAAATCTTATTATGAAACAGGTGTAAAAGCTAATCTGGAACAATGGGGAACTGAAATGCCGGCCAACTATTTCAGTAATCCTAAAGTTGCCTTTAACAATAGCTTCGAACAGATTATGCTGCAAAAATATGTTGCACTTTTCTTTGTAGATCACCAGCAATGGTTTGAACAGCGCAGAACTGGCCTACCTAAGCTTCCGAATAACGGCGGACTGCAAAATGAAGGCAAATTACCTCAACGGTATATGTACACTACGCAATCCAGAGTACTAAATTCCGAAAATTATCAGAAAGCTGTACAACAGATGGGTGGTGACGATATCAACATCAAAGTGTGGTGGAATAAATAA
- a CDS encoding calcineurin-like phosphoesterase C-terminal domain-containing protein — MKIQLLSAALLCGMLSAQNVAKGYVFEDKNNNGIKDNNETGISNIAVSNGIQVVLTDNKGAYQLPAGEENIFFVIKPSGYRTPLNGNNTPKFYYHHNPKGAPAQFKYKGIGPTGNLPEAINFPLVKSEDKKDFNIIVFGDPQPYTQKQIEYFKRGIVQEVKNSKEDYTFGISLGDLVGDDLSLQPHYADAVKEIGLPWYNVMGNHDMNYDATTDEQSDATFKKNFGPSNYAFNYGNVHFIILDDILYPDPRDGKGYWGGLRPDQLSFIENDLKLVDKNKLVVISFHIPMIYDEENFRNADREKLFSLLKPFKKSFLMSAHTHIQQQLTYGKEQGWNQENKLYEFNAGTTAGDWYSGTVDELGVPASTMRDGTPRGYAFIHFNDTDYKIKYKVAGKPSDYQISIFAPKVIPYPGKTSAQIVANFFMGAPNDKVEYQIDNGDWKPMHYLKDYDPKYVTEVLKWDINPQLLEGRRPSNPEFSTHLWNAEFPKKLEKGQHKINIRATDRFGQSFQATETFRVEEAKLIP, encoded by the coding sequence ATGAAAATTCAATTATTATCAGCTGCTTTATTATGCGGAATGCTATCTGCACAAAATGTAGCAAAAGGTTATGTTTTTGAAGACAAAAACAATAACGGAATTAAAGACAATAATGAAACCGGAATTTCCAATATCGCGGTATCCAATGGTATTCAGGTTGTACTAACAGATAATAAAGGTGCCTACCAACTCCCTGCAGGTGAGGAAAATATCTTCTTTGTTATTAAACCATCCGGCTACCGTACTCCGTTAAATGGTAATAATACACCAAAGTTCTATTACCACCATAACCCAAAAGGAGCTCCGGCACAATTCAAATACAAAGGAATAGGTCCAACAGGAAACCTCCCGGAAGCAATCAATTTCCCATTGGTAAAATCTGAAGACAAAAAAGATTTCAATATTATTGTGTTTGGAGATCCGCAGCCATATACCCAAAAGCAGATCGAATATTTTAAAAGAGGAATTGTACAGGAGGTTAAAAACTCGAAAGAGGATTACACATTCGGAATCAGCCTTGGTGATCTTGTTGGTGATGACCTTAGTCTTCAGCCACACTATGCTGATGCTGTAAAGGAAATCGGACTTCCATGGTACAACGTGATGGGAAATCACGATATGAACTATGATGCTACAACAGACGAACAGTCCGATGCAACATTCAAAAAGAATTTTGGTCCCAGCAATTATGCTTTCAACTACGGAAATGTTCACTTTATTATACTGGATGATATTCTTTATCCTGATCCTCGTGACGGGAAAGGATATTGGGGCGGACTGCGTCCGGATCAGCTAAGCTTTATAGAAAACGATCTAAAACTGGTTGATAAAAACAAACTGGTGGTTATTTCTTTCCATATACCAATGATTTATGACGAAGAAAATTTTCGAAATGCTGACCGTGAAAAACTATTCAGCCTCTTAAAACCTTTTAAAAAATCATTTTTAATGTCTGCACATACCCACATTCAGCAGCAACTGACTTATGGGAAAGAACAAGGATGGAATCAGGAAAATAAATTATATGAATTCAATGCCGGAACTACAGCCGGCGACTGGTATTCCGGAACAGTAGATGAATTGGGTGTACCTGCTTCCACTATGCGCGACGGAACTCCAAGAGGATATGCTTTCATTCATTTCAATGATACCGACTATAAGATTAAATATAAAGTAGCCGGAAAACCAAGCGATTATCAGATTTCCATATTTGCACCGAAGGTTATTCCATATCCGGGTAAAACATCGGCACAAATTGTTGCTAACTTTTTTATGGGAGCTCCAAATGATAAGGTGGAATATCAAATCGATAATGGCGACTGGAAGCCAATGCACTATCTAAAGGATTATGATCCTAAATATGTAACCGAAGTTCTGAAATGGGACATCAACCCACAATTACTGGAAGGAAGAAGACCTTCAAATCCGGAATTCTCTACACACTTATGGAACGCGGAGTTTCCTAAAAAACTGGAAAAAGGTCAGCATAAGATCAACATCCGGGCTACAGATCGCTTTGGACAGTCTTTTCAGGCTACGGAGACCTTCCGTGTAGAAGAGGCGAAGCTGATTCCTTAA
- a CDS encoding SRPBCC family protein, translating into MENNNQYAKAEMLIRRPIAEVYEAFINPEVTTKFWFTKSSGRLDEYKNIIWTWEMYNVDVDVEVTELQPNQKISVIWGNQNEKTPVVWTFSEYGNNTFVSVINSNFSGDEDAVISAVRDSTEGFTLVLAGLKAYLEYGIELNLVKDRFPK; encoded by the coding sequence ATGGAAAATAATAACCAATATGCAAAAGCAGAAATGCTAATCAGAAGACCTATTGCAGAAGTTTATGAAGCTTTTATAAACCCTGAAGTCACCACTAAATTCTGGTTTACTAAAAGTTCCGGAAGACTTGATGAATACAAAAATATTATATGGACATGGGAAATGTACAACGTCGATGTAGATGTAGAAGTAACAGAACTTCAACCTAATCAGAAAATATCAGTTATATGGGGTAATCAGAATGAAAAAACTCCGGTTGTATGGACGTTCTCTGAATACGGAAACAATACTTTTGTTTCTGTAATTAACAGCAACTTTTCAGGTGATGAGGATGCCGTGATCTCTGCTGTCCGCGACTCTACTGAAGGCTTCACCTTAGTACTTGCTGGTCTGAAAGCCTATCTGGAATATGGCATTGAACTAAACCTTGTAAAAGACAGATTTCCTAAATAA
- a CDS encoding GIY-YIG nuclease family protein, giving the protein MEIFYVYALRSLKDLRIYVGMTQNIEIRLSEHNKGKTKSTKGYKPWELIFVKEVRGRSEARTLEKYYKSGTGKEYLKSLDLSKGPVVQRIE; this is encoded by the coding sequence ATGGAAATATTTTATGTTTATGCTCTTAGAAGTTTAAAGGACTTAAGAATTTATGTAGGCATGACACAAAATATAGAAATTAGACTATCTGAACATAATAAAGGAAAAACCAAATCCACAAAAGGATACAAACCCTGGGAACTGATTTTTGTAAAAGAAGTCAGAGGCAGAAGCGAAGCCCGAACATTAGAAAAATATTATAAATCTGGTACTGGTAAAGAATATTTAAAATCACTAGATTTAAGCAAAGGCCCCGTAGTTCAACGGATAGAATAG
- a CDS encoding antirestriction protein ArdA, with translation MTNLQNCLDTICIYVGTYKKYNEGSLFGKWLNLSDYSDYDKLLEAMKELHQDEEDPEFMFQDYECPSFISSLGLISESYISNDIYDIIGQISDSGYDIEVIESFIDCFGTSDLNEVLDRINECYVGEYSDDETFVQSLLEQTGDIPQNIPSYICIDWESTARNVMYDYSTSNNHYFRSY, from the coding sequence ATGACAAATTTACAAAATTGTCTAGATACTATCTGTATCTATGTGGGAACTTACAAAAAGTACAACGAAGGAAGTTTATTTGGCAAATGGCTTAATTTATCTGACTATTCGGACTATGATAAGCTACTTGAAGCAATGAAAGAACTGCATCAGGATGAAGAAGATCCAGAATTTATGTTTCAGGATTATGAATGCCCTTCTTTTATCAGTTCTCTCGGATTAATCAGTGAATCCTATATCTCTAATGACATTTATGATATAATAGGTCAAATAAGCGATTCTGGCTACGACATAGAAGTAATTGAATCTTTTATTGATTGCTTCGGAACAAGTGATTTAAACGAGGTTCTTGACCGAATTAACGAGTGTTATGTAGGTGAGTACTCGGATGATGAAACTTTTGTTCAGTCGCTTTTAGAACAAACGGGAGATATTCCACAAAATATACCCTCTTATATTTGTATTGATTGGGAAAGTACCGCTAGGAATGTGATGTATGATTATAGTACGAGTAATAATCATTATTTTAGGAGTTATTAA
- a CDS encoding helix-turn-helix domain-containing protein — protein MASVAKIKTYHFLPCKYGLELLLDIGRIETLNNYVLDNTLHQLSFYEVIFIEEGSGTFTLDENKILIAPQTIIFTSPGQVRCWEIEEKVKGYTLFFDKDFLHLFFSDELFLYRFQYFHQYSHPTAVQISEESFEKCLELVHGIEQEFGQLQNDSNHLIRSLLYQLLVILNRYYACIHNVQRDTYIHADFYRFRSLLEKKFVEDRSVDAYSKVLNISTGFLNKICRQFSGLSAQQMIHYKLISEIKKQLYQNKSAKEIAYEFGFSDPSNFNRFFKKFTGITPQQYRKKI, from the coding sequence ATGGCTTCAGTGGCAAAAATTAAAACTTATCATTTTCTCCCATGCAAGTATGGTCTGGAGCTGCTGTTAGATATCGGACGTATTGAGACCTTGAACAATTATGTTTTAGATAATACGTTACACCAACTTAGTTTTTACGAAGTAATTTTTATAGAAGAAGGAAGCGGAACTTTCACATTGGATGAAAATAAAATATTGATCGCTCCGCAAACAATTATCTTTACAAGCCCCGGACAAGTGCGTTGCTGGGAAATTGAAGAAAAGGTTAAAGGCTATACTCTATTCTTTGACAAAGACTTTCTTCATCTCTTTTTCTCAGACGAACTATTTCTGTACCGGTTTCAATACTTTCATCAATATTCACATCCCACTGCAGTACAGATATCAGAAGAATCATTTGAAAAATGTCTGGAACTGGTACATGGAATAGAGCAGGAATTTGGACAGCTTCAGAATGACAGCAATCATTTAATCAGATCACTTTTATACCAGTTACTTGTAATTCTCAATCGATATTACGCCTGTATTCATAATGTTCAGAGAGACACTTATATTCATGCAGATTTTTACAGATTCCGTTCTTTACTGGAGAAGAAATTTGTAGAGGACCGAAGTGTTGATGCCTATTCAAAAGTACTCAATATCAGCACAGGATTTCTTAATAAAATCTGCAGACAGTTTAGTGGATTATCAGCCCAACAAATGATCCATTACAAGCTGATTTCAGAAATAAAAAAACAACTTTATCAAAACAAATCTGCAAAAGAAATTGCCTATGAATTTGGATTTTCAGATCCGTCTAATTTCAATCGTTTTTTCAAAAAATTCACAGGTATTACCCCACAACAATACCGAAAGAAAATATAA
- a CDS encoding helix-turn-helix domain-containing protein — protein sequence MAKIKRITPTDFRGQYMPEISSDFAILKTPIQVHDIAKTSGFIKVPTPLHRPEFNFIVHITKGNAKQQVDANLVPIKEDEILFVRQGNVTSLVEVSPDAAGHMILFEDQTLNQLLSKQELIKLFSANVVIHLPKESSIWLNSLFELLTTEIYQQDPNLGICYSLFQAGLQKIFTSAKELNKNMNRSAEITFNFKELVYKNYLEQKSVSFYADALSVSENYLHRCIKETIGEAPKEWINKVSILQSQLLLQDLTKSISEIAFELNYGDPSYFGRLFKKITGVTPSEYRTAFMQDLSD from the coding sequence ATGGCTAAAATAAAGAGAATAACTCCTACAGATTTCAGAGGGCAGTATATGCCGGAGATATCCTCTGACTTTGCAATTTTAAAAACCCCTATTCAGGTACATGATATAGCTAAAACATCGGGTTTCATTAAAGTTCCTACGCCACTGCACAGACCCGAATTCAATTTCATCGTGCATATTACCAAAGGAAATGCAAAACAGCAGGTGGACGCTAATCTGGTTCCCATAAAAGAGGATGAAATCTTATTTGTACGGCAGGGAAACGTGACTTCGTTGGTAGAGGTAAGTCCTGATGCAGCCGGACATATGATCTTATTCGAAGATCAGACACTAAACCAACTCTTGTCCAAACAGGAATTGATTAAACTTTTCTCTGCGAATGTGGTTATTCACCTGCCGAAGGAAAGCAGTATATGGCTCAACTCTTTATTCGAATTATTAACTACCGAGATTTATCAACAAGATCCAAACCTCGGTATTTGCTATTCTCTTTTCCAGGCGGGTCTTCAGAAAATATTTACATCCGCTAAGGAGCTCAATAAAAACATGAACCGAAGTGCCGAGATCACTTTTAATTTTAAAGAACTGGTTTATAAAAATTATTTGGAGCAAAAATCAGTATCATTCTATGCAGATGCATTATCTGTATCCGAAAATTATCTTCACAGATGTATAAAAGAAACCATTGGTGAAGCCCCGAAAGAATGGATTAATAAAGTTAGTATACTACAAAGCCAGTTACTTTTGCAGGATCTTACCAAAAGTATATCTGAAATTGCTTTTGAGCTTAATTATGGTGATCCCAGTTATTTTGGACGTCTCTTTAAAAAGATAACCGGAGTGACACCTTCAGAATACCGGACAGCTTTTATGCAAGATTTGTCCGATTAA
- a CDS encoding DUF6268 family outer membrane beta-barrel protein, giving the protein MKTLLILKNRDYKSLLHGINKAITRCLYLCLIASFTIFFSNRIHAQLIQDIGGISVTSHSKATFKDLPLESPDPENKFRLNTYDAWIPIPPVKIGKTSIFGNLNYRLMDFNYDNNSIEDPNRLKRIQEIKPTIIIRHPISEKWSVLAIAMPALAGEKSVSIDDLVLDGILGVSKKFGAESNFEIGVGVHALHSFGETLITPGISIDYRSTDNKWLAQFYWPRLNVLYNVSPNTQIGLAGSIDWTRFKLKSFRGYNGKEADYAQFSSIHGGLQVNQRIAGGIWLQVQGGAGLFNSYELFDKNQKTVNNFSVSKMAYGKVTLTYRIGKNK; this is encoded by the coding sequence ATGAAAACACTATTAATTCTTAAAAACAGAGATTACAAATCTCTTCTTCACGGTATAAATAAAGCTATAACCAGATGCTTATACCTTTGTCTAATTGCTTCTTTCACTATCTTCTTTTCAAATAGAATTCATGCCCAGCTCATTCAGGATATTGGCGGAATATCTGTTACGAGTCATAGTAAAGCAACCTTTAAAGATTTACCACTCGAAAGCCCGGATCCGGAAAATAAGTTTAGGCTGAATACTTATGATGCCTGGATACCTATTCCTCCTGTTAAAATAGGGAAGACCAGTATTTTTGGGAATCTTAATTACCGGCTAATGGATTTTAATTATGACAACAATAGCATAGAAGATCCGAACCGCCTGAAAAGAATTCAGGAAATAAAACCAACAATAATTATCCGGCATCCTATTTCAGAAAAATGGTCTGTTCTGGCGATTGCCATGCCTGCACTTGCGGGAGAAAAGTCTGTATCTATTGATGATTTAGTCCTTGATGGAATTCTTGGTGTATCTAAAAAATTTGGCGCCGAATCAAATTTCGAAATAGGCGTTGGAGTTCATGCACTTCATTCTTTCGGAGAAACTTTAATTACCCCCGGAATATCAATTGATTACAGAAGTACAGATAATAAATGGCTGGCACAGTTTTATTGGCCAAGATTAAATGTACTTTATAATGTAAGTCCAAATACCCAGATAGGCCTGGCTGGTTCTATAGACTGGACAAGGTTTAAGCTGAAAAGCTTTCGCGGCTATAATGGCAAAGAAGCCGATTATGCTCAGTTCTCTTCTATCCATGGCGGCTTACAGGTAAATCAGCGTATTGCAGGCGGAATATGGTTACAGGTACAGGGAGGCGCAGGACTTTTTAACAGCTATGAGCTGTTTGATAAAAACCAGAAAACAGTAAACAATTTCTCTGTTTCTAAAATGGCTTACGGAAAAGTAACCCTCACCTATCGTATTGGCAAAAATAAATAA